Within the Corallococcus exiguus genome, the region TGTCCTCCGGCCAGCGCGTGGTGCTCTACCGCGCGGGCGGCACGCAGGCCCTGACGCTGGCGGTGGAGCGGTGAGCCTCGCGGGACGCGCCGTGGCGGCGCTGGGGCTCGCGGCCGTGCTGAGCGGCGCGGGTGTCATCGCGTGCCGGGGAGACAACGAGCTGTCCGGCAGCGTGTCGGAGCTGTTCCCCGTCACCGACGTGTCGAGGGTGGAGATCCGCCGCAATCCGGAGGCGCTCCAGGTGAGCTATTTCCGCAACAACGGCCTGGACGTGGACCTGGTCGCGCGGCTCACCGTGGACACGGAAGGCGTGGACATGAAGCCGGGCACGAAGGTGAACCTCGGCGGCACCACGCCCTCTGGCCGCGACCGCGCGTCGGTGGTGCATGTGGCCGCGGGCGAACCGGCGCGCGTCTTCACCCAGGTGGAGCGCGGCGACCTGGTGCTGGACGAAGGCGGCAACGTGGGCGAGGCCACGCGCGGAGACTTCTCCCTGTCGTTCAAGAAGGGCGACGGCTACGGCGCGGGGCGCAGCATGGAGGGGACGTTCAACTCCCTGGCGCTCGACGCGGGCTTCGGCCCAGACCTGGGCGACGTGGTGGGCGACGAGCCCGCGCCCTGAATCACTCCGGGGCTTCCGGTGACGCGAACCGGAAGCCCTGGGTCTTCTCTTACGGCGTGCAGGTGTCGAGCGTGGCCATGCCCTGGGAGAGCTGTCCCTGGTGCGTGGCGAACCGCGCGAGCGCCGGCGCGCCGCCGTCCAGGAAGAGCTGGCGCGCGGCGTCCACCGCGTCCCGTGCGTGCACCGTCACGGTGGAGCCGGTGGCGTCCGTCACCTTCACCGCGCCGTCCGTCTGGCCCTGCGCGCGGATGAGCAGGGCGCCCGCCTCGTCGCGCGCGACCATGCCGTCCTCCAGCGGTTCGAAGTAGCGCACCACGGGCTCCTGGCCCTCGCGCTGCAACTCCAGACGCATGACGCCGGACTCCACGTCGCGGGACATCTTCAGCGTGTCGGTGGGGCCCAGCTTCACGATGCGCGTGTTGGAGTCTTCTCCCTCCACGCTGCTCACCGGGTTGCTGCCGGTCCAGAACTCGATGCTGTTGACGACGAGCGCGTCCACCAGCGTGCCGATTTCATAGACGGGCACCACGACGAAGATGAGGAACACCAGCCACTGGACGAACTTGTTGCCGGAGATGCCCTTGTTGAACTGCCAGATCTTCGTCGTGAGCTTGAACGAGCCGAAGCAGCCCGTCGCACTCATCATCAAGACACCCGCGCACAGCACACCGAGCCAGCGGGACGGACGCAACTTCATGAAGCCCTCCTGGGGGATGGGGGACCGCGTGAAAGCGGCCGCACCATGCCACGAAGGCGTCAGTCCGGCTCGCTCTGAACGAGCCCGTACTTGTGCAGCAGTGAATAGAGGTGCTTGCGGTCCAGCTCCGCCTCGCGGGCGGCGCGGGCGATGTTGCCTCGGGCGCGGCCCAACAGGCGCGTGAGGTACTCGCGCTCGAAGGCGCGGACGAGCTCGTCCTTGCACACCTTGAACGGCCCGGTGAACTCCACCGGCAGGAAGTCCCCGGCGGGCGTGGGCACGTCGCGGGTGAACTCGCGCAGGAGGTTGTCCCCGGTGAGGCCTGGGATGTCCACCATGTGCCGGGCGCGCTCCAGGGCGTTGCGCAGCTCGCGCACGTTGCCCGGCCAGGTGTGCCCCAGGAACTGCTCTTGAATCTTCTCCGGCAGCCGGGGCCACAGGCCTTCGCCGGCGAAGGCCTCCACGAGCAGCGGGATGTCCTCCTTGCGGTCGCGCAGGGGTGGCAGGCTGAAGGTGAAGACAGACAGGCGGAAGTAGAGGTCCTCGCGGAAGCGGCCCGCCTGCGTCTCCGCCCACAGGTCCTTCTTGCTGGCCACGACGATGCGCGCGTCGAAGGAGATGGGGGTCGAGGAGCCCAGGCGGCGGAACTCGCGGTCCTCGATGGCGCGCAGGAGCTTGGGCTGCAGGTCCAGGGCGAGGTCGTCGATTTCGTCCAGGAAGAGGGTGCCGCCGTGGGCGCGCTCCAGGCACCCGATGCGCTGGCCCACCGCGCCGGTGAAGGCGCCCTTCTCATGGCCGAACAGCTCGGACTCGATGAGCGAGTCGGACACGCTGGCGCAGTCGAACACGACGAGCGGTCCGGCCGTGCGGGGGCTCAACTTGTGGATGGCCTTGGCGCCCGCGCCCTTGCCGGAGCCCGTCTCGCCCACGAGCAGCACGGTGGAGTCCGTGGGGGCGATGCGCTGGAGCAGCGCGAAGATTTGCCGCATGGGCACGCTGCGGCCCACGAGGTCGCCCAGCCGGTCCTCGACGGTGGGCTCCACCTGCACGGGCGTCATCTGCGGGCTGAAGCGCAGGCGCACGTCGCCCACTTCCAGCAGGGCACCGGGGCGCAGGTAGGCCTCGCGCACCTGGGCGCCGTCCAGGAAGGTGCCGTTGGTGGAGCCCAGGTCCTGCACGAGGAAGCGGTCGCCCTGACGGCGCACTACCAGGTGGTTGCGGCTCACCGTGGGGTGGTCGATGACGACGTCGTTGTCGGTGGACTTGCCGACGCGCAGGTCCTCCGTGGCGAGCGGGTACACGGTGCCCGCGCGCTCGGTGTCCAGCAGCACCAGGTGGAAGCGCTGGGCGGACAGTCGCTCCGCCTGCGCACGGGCGACGACGACGGTGTGCGCGGGGATGGGGGCGGGAGGGACGGTGGACATGAGCGGGCGGGATTCTAGACGGCTTCCGGCCCGC harbors:
- a CDS encoding sigma 54-interacting transcriptional regulator — its product is MSTVPPAPIPAHTVVVARAQAERLSAQRFHLVLLDTERAGTVYPLATEDLRVGKSTDNDVVIDHPTVSRNHLVVRRQGDRFLVQDLGSTNGTFLDGAQVREAYLRPGALLEVGDVRLRFSPQMTPVQVEPTVEDRLGDLVGRSVPMRQIFALLQRIAPTDSTVLLVGETGSGKGAGAKAIHKLSPRTAGPLVVFDCASVSDSLIESELFGHEKGAFTGAVGQRIGCLERAHGGTLFLDEIDDLALDLQPKLLRAIEDREFRRLGSSTPISFDARIVVASKKDLWAETQAGRFREDLYFRLSVFTFSLPPLRDRKEDIPLLVEAFAGEGLWPRLPEKIQEQFLGHTWPGNVRELRNALERARHMVDIPGLTGDNLLREFTRDVPTPAGDFLPVEFTGPFKVCKDELVRAFEREYLTRLLGRARGNIARAAREAELDRKHLYSLLHKYGLVQSEPD
- a CDS encoding DUF3332 domain-containing protein, coding for MKLRPSRWLGVLCAGVLMMSATGCFGSFKLTTKIWQFNKGISGNKFVQWLVFLIFVVVPVYEIGTLVDALVVNSIEFWTGSNPVSSVEGEDSNTRIVKLGPTDTLKMSRDVESGVMRLELQREGQEPVVRYFEPLEDGMVARDEAGALLIRAQGQTDGAVKVTDATGSTVTVHARDAVDAARQLFLDGGAPALARFATHQGQLSQGMATLDTCTP